A genomic stretch from Setaria viridis chromosome 1, Setaria_viridis_v4.0, whole genome shotgun sequence includes:
- the LOC117865211 gene encoding uncharacterized protein, whose amino-acid sequence MQSGYGGVSEFQQFIMDGGFAMSAPPPPQQPPQPAAAPELGGPFRYQPLHHHALPPQHHHHHHAPHMPPHFAHFGAAPPAQAQAGIPFTQQLLHQAAAAGHHLQLFHEQQQHHHKPPPQQPAPARWAPQHHHQQQHHHQQHHLGFDVEAVPESSGAGAGSAASGGAAPPGVPPFLAAAMNFKLAVDAGGGSGATGGTDDALNDGGGGAGGGMMLHVGGGDDEAATESRLRRWTGDEETSIKEPTWRPLDIDYLHSTSSSKRAPGKEKVATPESPAPPAAAAANYFKKGDDNAAAAAASAASAGGGNYKLFSELEAIYKPGSSGAQTGSGSGLTGDDNAILEPAMADLPGVAAADAPHLNASETSAGEDAAAVVQPPQPPADASRRKRKRRRQEQLSASASFFERLVQRLMEHQESLHRQFLDAMERRERERAARDEAWRRQEADKFAREATARAQDRASAAAREAAIINYLEKISGETIALPPASGDDTSMSQDAAAGKELVPYEGGGGGGDTLHLMSTSRWPKHEVEALIRVRTGLEGRFQEPGLKGPLWEEVSSRMAAAGYGRSAKRCKEKWENINKYFRKAKESGKKRPAHAKTCPYFDELDRLYSRTAGATGAGGSNNNAGDEAAKASSELLDAVVKYPDAHGGPPGFMFDRERQNEGNGNGGAEDGNDDDDDGIAKRRAGGDDQEQEQDDEVESHGHEDEDE is encoded by the exons ATGCAGTCCGGCTATGGCGGCGTCTCCGAGTTCCAGCAGTTCATCATGGACGGCGGCTTCGCCatgtccgcgccgccgccgccgcagcagccgccccaGCCTGCCGCCGCCCCGGAGCTGGGCGGGCCCTTCAGGTACCAGCCGCTGCACCACCACGCCCTGCCgccgcagcaccaccaccaccaccacgcgccCCACATGCCGCCGCACTTCGCCCACTtcggcgccgccccgccggcgcaggcgcaggccgGGATACCCTTCacgcagcagctgctgcaccaggcggccgccgcggggcacCACCTCCAGCTCTtccacgagcagcagcagcaccaccacaagcccccgccgcagcagccggcgCCCGCGAGATGGGCtccgcagcaccaccaccagcagcagcaccaccaccagcagcaccacctGGGATTCGACGTCGAGGCCGTGCCGGAGAGCTCAGGGGCGGGCGCCGGGAGCGCGGCATCCGGCGGCGCAGCCCCTCCGGGAGTCCCCCCGTTCCTGGCAGCTGCCATGAACTTCAAGCTGGCggtcgacgccggcggcggcagcggcgccacgGGGGGCACCGACGACGCCCTCAacgacgggggcggcggcgcgggcggcggcatgATGCTCCAtgtcggtggcggcgacgacgaggcggccaCCGAGAGCCGGCTCCGGCGGTGGACCGGCGACGAGGAGACCTCCATCAAGGAACCCACCTG GCGGCCGCTGGACATCGACTACTTGCACAGCACGAGCAGCAGCAAGAGGGCGCCGGGGAAGGAGAAGGTAGCCACTCCAGAGTCCCCCGCGCCGCCTGCTGCCGCTGCGGCCAACTACTTCAAGAAAGGCGACGAcaatgccgctgccgccgctgcgtcTGCCGCGTCCGCGGGTGGCGGCAACTACAAGCTGTTCAGCGAGCTGGAGGCCATCTACAAGCCGGGGAGCAGCGGCGCCCAGacgggctccggctccggcctcACCGGCGACGACAATGCCATCCTGGAGCCGGCCATGGCCGACCTCCCGGGCGTGGCGGCCGCGGACGCGCCGCATCTCAACGCATCGGAGACGTCGGCcggggaggacgcggcggcggtggtgcagcCCCCGCAGCCGCCGGCGGACGCGTCGCGGCGcaagcggaagcggcggcggcaggagcagCTGAGCGCGTCGGCGTCCTTCTTCGAGCGGCTGGTGCAGCGGCTGATGGAGCACCAGGAGAGCCTCCACCGCCAGTTCCTGGACGCCAtggagcgccgcgagcgggagcgCGCCGCCCGCGACGAGGCGTGGCGCCGGCAGGAGGCCGACAAGTTCGCCCGCGAGGCCACCGCGCGCGCGCAGgaccgcgccagcgccgccgcgcgcgaggCCGCCATCATCAACTACCTCGAGAAGATCTCCGGCGAGACCATCGCCCTCCCGCCGGCGTCCGGGGACGACACGAGCATGAGCCAGGACGCGGCGGCCGGCAAGGAGCTGGTGCCCtacgagggtggcggcggcggtggcgacacgCTGCATCTGATGAGCACGTCGCGGTGGCCGAAGCACGAGGTGGAGGCGCTGATCCGGGTGCGGACGGGGCTGGAGGGGCGGTTCCAGGAGCCGGGGCTCAAGGGCCCGCTGTGGGAGGAGGTGAGCTCGCGCATGGCTGCGGCGGGCTACGGCCGGAGCGCCAAGCGGTGCAAGGAGAAGTGGGAGAACATCAACAAGTACTTCCGCAAGGCCAAGGAGAGCGGCAAGAAGCGCCCGGCGCACGCCAAGACATGCCCCTACTTCGACGAGCTGGACCGCCTCTACTCGCGCACCGCCGGAGCCACCGGAGCCGGCGGCAGCAACAACAATGCCGGAGACGAGGCGGCCAAGGCGAGCTCGGAGCTGCTGGACGCCGTGGTCAAGTACCCCGACGCGCACGGCGGCCCGCCGGGGTTCATGTTCGACAGGGAGCGTCAGAACGAGGGCAATGGCAATGGCGGCGCTGAGGATgggaacgacgacgacgacgatggcatTGCCAAGCGAAgagccggcggcgacgatcaggagcaggagcaggacgaCGAGGTGGAGAGCCATGGgcatgaggatgaggatgagtaG